Within Verrucomicrobiota bacterium, the genomic segment CCACATCCAGAAGCTGAGCGTGAGCTTCTTCAGCAAGATGAAGACGGGCAGCATCATCACGCGGGTCAGCAGCGACACCGACCGGCTCTGGGACTTCATCGCCTTCGGCATCGTCGAGGCGGGGCAGGCGGCGCTCATGCTCATCGGGCTGACCGTCGTGCTGCTCGCGAGCGACTGGCAGCTCGGGCTCGTGCTCGTGCTGCCGCTGCCGATCGTGATCTGGTCGCTCGTGGGCAACACGAAGCGGATGCGCACGGTGTTCCTGCGCTGCTGGCGCAAGTGGTCGGCGGTCACCGAGGTGCTCGCCGACACGATCCCCGGCATGCGCGTGGTCAAGGCGTTCAACCGCGAGGAGAAGGAGAAGGAGCGGTTCAACGTGCGCAACGAGGACGCGATGAACTTCTTCAACACGGCCCACGCGATCTGGACGCGGTTCTGGCCGATGCTGGGCCTCGGGCTCCAGGCGCTGACGCTCGTCGTCTGGGTCATCGCCGTGGTGCGCCTGCTGCCGGGCGGCGGGGCGAAGCCGACGCTGACGGCGGGCCAGTTCGTCGCCTTTCTGCTCTACATGGGCATGTTCTTCGCGCCCATCGACATGATCGGGATGATGACGCGCATGATCTCGCGCGTCACCAGCGCCGCGCACCGCGTCTTCGAGGTGCTCGACACCAACCCCGAGGTCGAGGACGCGCCCGAGCCGGTGCGGCTCGAGCCGATCGAGGGCCGGGTCACGTTCGAGAACGTCACCTTCGGCTATGACGGCGTGCGCCAGGTGCTCAAGGGCGTCTCGTTCGACGTCACGCCGGGCGAGATGATCGGGCTGGTCGGCCCCTCGGGTGCGGGCAAGACGACAGTCACCAACTTGATCGTGCGCTTCTACGACGCCACGGGCGGGCGGATCCTTATCGATGGGGTCGACGTGCGCCATCTCGACAGCGGCCACCTGCGCCGCCAGATCGGCATGGTGCTCCAGGACCCGCACCTGTTCTGCGGCACGATCGCCGACAACATCCGCTACGGCAACCCCGAGGCAAGCATCGAGCAGGTGATCGAGGCGGCCCGAACGGCCAACGCGCACGACTTCGTCTGCGCGCTGCCGCTCGGCTACGACACGATGGTCGGCGAGCGCGGCCACACGCTCTCGGGCGGCGAACGCCAACGGGTCTCGATCGCGCGCGCGATCCTCAACAACCCGAGGATCCTGATCCTCGACGAAGCGACGAGCAGCGTCGACACCGAGACCGAGCGCAAGATCCAGGAGGCGCTCGAGCGGGTCGTCGAGGGGCGCACGGTGTTCGCCATTGCCCACCGCCTCTCGACGCTGCGGCGCGCGACGCGGCTGTTCGTCATCGAGGAGGGGCGGCTCACCGAGCAAGGCACGCACGCCGAGCTCATCGAGCAAGACGGCACGTACGCCAAGCTGTTCCGATTGCAGCACGAGCTGCACGAGATGTTTGCACTCTAGGCAAGGGAGGCCCATGCCATGACACAGATACGGCCGGGCAAACGACGAGACACCGACACCGATCTCGCAACGCTCAAGCTCGAACGCCGTGCCGACGGCCAGCTCTGGCTTTGCCGCAATGCAGAAAGCGATCCGTGGTACGCGGCTGCCGTCGAGAAGGCCAAGCCGGCGGACAACAAGGGCGCGACCAGAGACAGAGGTGATGGCGACGCCGTCGCCGTGCGGGTGGCGCCGTGCTTCCCGTGGTCGCAAGCGGGCCAGTACATCTCACTGCGGACGACGGACGACAAGGAGGTGGCCC encodes:
- a CDS encoding ABC transporter ATP-binding protein produces the protein HIQKLSVSFFSKMKTGSIITRVSSDTDRLWDFIAFGIVEAGQAALMLIGLTVVLLASDWQLGLVLVLPLPIVIWSLVGNTKRMRTVFLRCWRKWSAVTEVLADTIPGMRVVKAFNREEKEKERFNVRNEDAMNFFNTAHAIWTRFWPMLGLGLQALTLVVWVIAVVRLLPGGGAKPTLTAGQFVAFLLYMGMFFAPIDMIGMMTRMISRVTSAAHRVFEVLDTNPEVEDAPEPVRLEPIEGRVTFENVTFGYDGVRQVLKGVSFDVTPGEMIGLVGPSGAGKTTVTNLIVRFYDATGGRILIDGVDVRHLDSGHLRRQIGMVLQDPHLFCGTIADNIRYGNPEASIEQVIEAARTANAHDFVCALPLGYDTMVGERGHTLSGGERQRVSIARAILNNPRILILDEATSSVDTETERKIQEALERVVEGRTVFAIAHRLSTLRRATRLFVIEEGRLTEQGTHAELIEQDGTYAKLFRLQHELHEMFAL